The Ananas comosus cultivar F153 linkage group 7, ASM154086v1, whole genome shotgun sequence genome has a window encoding:
- the LOC109712813 gene encoding vacuolar protein sorting-associated protein 35B-like gives MLPEVGAEDEEKWLAEGIAGLQHNAFYMHRALDSNNLKDALKFSAQMLSELRTSRLSPHKYYEMYMRAFDELRKLEMFFRDETARGSCSVIALYELVQHAGNVLPRLYLLCTVGSVYIKSKEAPAKDVLKDLVEMCRGIQHPLRGLFLRSYLCQISRDKLPDIGSEYEGDGDTVNDAVEFVLQNFIEMNKLWVRMQHQGPVREKEKREKERSELRDLVGKNLHVLSQIEGVDLEMYKETVLPRVLEQVVNCKDELAQYYLMDCLIQVFPDEYHLQTLETLLSAFPQLQPTVDTKTVLSQLMERLSNYAASSAEVLPEFLQVEAFAKLSSAIGKVIEAQVDMPVVGAITLYVSLLTFTLRVHPDRLDYVDQVLGACVKKLSSKAKLEDSRATKQIVALLSAPLEKYKDIVTALKLSNYPRVMDHLDNETNKVMAVVIIQSIMKNTTCIETADRVEALFELIKGLIKDMDGTRDDELDEEDFKEEQNSVARLIHMLYNDDPDEMLKIICTVQKHILLGGPKRLPFTVPSLVFSALKLVRRLQGQDGDLVGEEVPATPKRIFQILHQTIEALSTIPSPELALRLFLQCAEAANDCDLEPVAYEFFTQAFILYEEEIADSKAQVTAIHLIIGTLQRVNVFGVENRDTLTHKTTGYSAKLLKKPDQCRAVYACSHLFWVDDQDGIKDGERVLLCLKRALRIANAVQQMASATRGGSGSVTLFIEILNKYLYFFEKGNPQITSSVIQGLIELIVTEMQGESATSDPSADAFFASTLRYIQYQKQKGGSMGEKYEPIKEQILLLGTSQSSRGTFQ, from the exons ATGTTGCCGGAGGTGGGTGCGGAGGATGAGGAGAAATGGCTCGCCGAGGGCATCGCTGGGCTCCAACACAACGCCTTCTACATGCACCGCGCCCTC GATTCGAACAATCTGAAGGACGCCCTCAAGTTCTCCGCGCAGATGCTCTCGGAGCTCCGCACCTCCCGGCTCTCGCCCCACAAGTACTACGAGATGT ATATGCGGGCATTTGATGAGCTGAGGAAGCTGGAGATGTTCTTCAGGGACGAGACCGCGCGCGGCAGCTGCTCCGTCATCGCTCTCTACGAGCTCGTGCAGCATGCAGGGAATGTCTTGCCCAGGCT GTATCTCCTCTGCACAGTGGGTTctgtatatataaaatcaaaagaGGCCCCTGCCAAGGATGTTCTTAAAGATCTTGTAGAAATGTGCCGCGGAATTCAGCATCCACTTCGTGGGCTTTTCTTGAGGAGTTACCTCTGTCAAATTAGCAGGGACAAGCTGCCAGATATTGGTTCTGAGTATGAAGG GGACGGTGACACTGTTAATGATGCTGTTGAAtttgttctccaaaattttatagaaatgaATAAACTCTGGGTCAGAATGCAGCATCAG GGACCTGTtcgggagaaggagaagagggaaAAGGAAAGGAGCGAACTTCGTGATCtt GTGGGTAAGAATCTTCATGTTCTAAGTCAGATAGAAGGTGTTGACCTTGAGATGTACAAAGAAACTGTTCTTCCTAGGGTGTTGGAACAG GTTGTTAATTGTAAGGATGAACTGGCCCAATATTACTTGATGGATTGCCTAATCCAAGTCTTTCCGGATGAGTACCATTTGCAGACTCTTGAAACATTATTAAGTGCATTTCCCCAGCTTCag CCAACTGTCGATACCAAAACAGTGTTATCACAGCTTATGGAGAGACTGTCAAATTATGCAGCTTCAAGTGCAGAA GTACTTCCAGAGTTCTTGCAAGTTgaagcttttgcaaaattaagTAGTGCCATAGGAAAG GTGATAGAAGCACAGGTTGACATGCCAGTCGTTGGCGCAATAACTCTATATGTATCCCTTCTAACTTTCACTCTCCGTGTGCATCCTGATCGGCTTGATTATGTGGATCAAGTGCTG GGTGCATGTGTCAAGAAACTTTCCAGTAAGGCAAAACTAGAGGATAGCAGGGCCACTAAGCAAATTGTTGCACTCTTGAGTGCTCCATTGGAGAAGTACAAGGATATTGTCACTGCATTAAAGCTCTCAAACTATCCTCGTGTTATGGATCACTTAGATAATGAGACAAACAAAGTAATGGCAGTGGTTATCATCCAAAGCATCATGAAGAACACTACCTGCATAGAAACTGCTGACAGA GTTGAGGCTTTGTTTGAATTGATAAAAGGGCTTATAAAGGATATGGATGGGACTCGAGATGATGAG CTTGATGAAGAAGATTTCAAGGAGGAACAAAACTCAGTTGCTCGTCTCATTCATATGCTGTATAATGATGACCCGGATGAGATGTTGAAG attatATGCACTGTTCAGAAGCATATTCTTCTTGGAGGTCCTAAGCGTCTACCTTTCACTGTGCCTTCCTTGGTCTTTTCTGCACTTAAG TTGGTTAGACGTTTACAAGGTCAGGATGGAGATTTGGTTGGCGAAGAAGTCCCAGCAACGCCTAAGAGAATATTTCAAATTCTACATCAG ACTATTGAGGCATTGTCAACCATTCCTTCTCCAGAACTTGCACTGAGGTTATTCTTGCAATGTGCGGAG GCTGCCAATGATTGTGATCTTGAACCTGTTGCATATGAATTTTTCACTCAAGCCTTTATACTATATGAAGAGGAAATTGCA GATTCAAAAGCACAAGTGACAGCAATACACTTAATCATAGGAACTCTGCAGAGGGTGAATGTCTTTGGGGTTGAGAATAGAGATACCTTAACACACAAGACCACAGGG TACTCCGCGAAACTTCTAAAGAAACCTGATCAATGTAGAGCTGTTTATGCATGTTCGCATCTCTTCTGGGTTGATGATCAGGATGGAATAAAGGATGGCGAAAG GGTCCTCCTCTGCCTAAAGCGTGCCTTGAGGATAGCAAATGCCGTTCAACAGATGGCAAGCGCTACAAGAGGCGGCAGCGGATCTGTCACATTGTTCATCGAAATACTGAACAA GTACCTATACTTCTTCGAGAAAGGAAACCCTCAGATCACAAGTTCTGTGATTCAAGGGTTGATCGAGTTGATCGTGACCGAGATGCAGGGTGAGAGTGCAACGTCCGATCCATCTGCGGATGCTTTTTTCGCCAGCACGCTGCGATATATTCAGTACCAAAAACAGAAAGGCGGATCTATGGGTGAAAAATATGAGCCCATAAAG GAACAGATACTGCTACTCGGAACGTCTCAATCGTCACGGGGAACTTTTCAATGA